The following nucleotide sequence is from Capricornis sumatraensis isolate serow.1 chromosome 5, serow.2, whole genome shotgun sequence.
tgtgtctatgtatatgtgtctctgtgtgtgtccctgtgtctgtgtgtctgtgtgtgtgtgtctgtaagtGCGGGCCTTTTACTCTCCTGTTCCGTCCTGCTCCTCTCCGCCTGAGGGTAGCCAGTTGGGTTCTAAAGCAGCTCACCCCCCTGTTGGGCACCTTGTCCCCTGTCCCCATTTAGTGCTCATTTGCCTCTGATAGCTGCTGTCCTGTGCGTGCATTttcattggctggggaagagggtTTGGAATGAGCCGCCTTATTCTGTGGGGGAGGGGTCATCCCATATGTGTGCGTGAgaaagggcagacagactgataTGAACAAAGATAGGGAAGTTCGGTGTGTGAGGCTTAAACTTGGGAACATGAGTCAGGATTCCTGAGTTGTGTTCTTGTCTCGATGCCTGAAGGATCCTGGGAAGAGCTCTTCTGCAGAACCGACTATTATGTGGGGGAAATGTACCCTAGAGAGGAAGGCGCCATCCTCATCACCATTAATAACCAGTCCCAGGAAAATACAGAATCACCCCCCAGGGCCCCGGAGATCCAGCCCGGGACTTAGAAGTTTCCAGCTCAAGGTTCCACAGGAGCACCCAGGATGGAGGCCCTGCCTTCCTCAGGcattcccccaccccagccccctctgGAATGTGCCACTTTTATCTTGTACTTTGCTTCTGACCAGGACCGTGGAATTCTAAAGCTGAGAGGGACAGATATGTTGGGAGTTGGGTTGGACTGGGGCTGGAGCAGGCCTGGGAGTATTATGTCTTCAGAGGGAAACGCAAGCCCCCTCAGCCTTGCCACTGCCTAAACTGGTTTGTCCTGATCTGCTTGTGGTCCTTGTGGATTATGCTAAACTGGCCCATCTCCAGGACCCCGGAGAGGACTGACACTTAAATGGTTAGTGGAGAGCACAGCGCAGcgaccctgccctctgccccgtCCTGGAGGAAGCCCTGCATTTAACGAGTGCCTGGGACAGCCCACGAAGGGCATAGGTGCTTGGAGTCAGCCTCCCACGAGGTCTGCAGTCTGCAGCTTCACCTCTGCACAGCCTCTGGACAGGAGGAGGGGGGCCAAAGAGCCGGAGGAGCCAGGAGACTTGAGGGGCTCAGAAGTGAGTCACTCGTCCAGCACGATCCAGTTCAGGTCCCAAGGTTATCTTCTGATTTTCTGCCGCCCTTGGGCAGGACAGCACTTATCCTAGTCCAGGTGATTTTATAGTCTTCGAGGAAGAAGATAGCCTCAGTCATTAACAGAAGAGCTGACTGAAACAACCAGCAACTCGGATTCGCAAGTTTCCCAACCTCAGACTGAGCCAAGAGCCAAGACAGGATCACCTCGTTCAGGCTCCGTGTTTTCCAGATAAGAAACCCTCAGTGTAACTCCTGACTCATAATTTAGGCTTTTACCAGCTTCCACCCTGGTGGATCATCTTctggttcttccctggagaaaagaGCGAATGGCCCGCTTCTCTCCAAAACCGAGCCCAGCGCATGCTGTGCCCAGGACTGTTATTTATTTGGCCTGCTCTTAATGACAGCTCCTCTCCTACCTGCCCCAACTGAGGAGGAGCCCTGGGCTGGAATTTCCTGTTTTCTGAGGGCTCGggggcccccgccgccgccgTTCCCGGGTGTTCCAGGCCAGGCTTGCCGCCTCTCTCGGTGCTGGGCTGGCTCCCGGCCTCTCCAGGTCTGGGCTTGCCGGCTTGCGAGGTGGAGGCGTTGAGGGACTCAGTCGGCCGACACCAGGTGCCCAGAGGCCGGAGGTCCGTGCGCCCCGGCCGCGGCCCCGGCCCGGGCCCAGCCCCGCGCCCCTCGCCATGGGCCTGGCCCTCGCCCGCGGGCCCTGAGCATGGAGCGGGGCTGGCTGCCGGCGGACAGCTGCAGCCGGGAGCGGCCCGCCGCCTGCCGCCGCGCCCTCAGCGTCTGCGACTCGCTGGACCTGCACGGCGCCCCGGCCGACCGCGCCGCCTCCGCCCTGCAGGCCGCCCTGTGCGCTGCGCGCGAGCAGCCGGCGCGGCCGCGGAGCGTGTGCTCTGGCGGCCcggggccgccgccgccccccgccGGCGCCCGCAGCCTGCTGCTCGGACTCCTGCGCCCGCGCCTCGGCCGCCGCGGCACCCCCGACGGCCGCGCGTCGGCTCCTGGGCCCGCACCCAGCCCCGCGCCGAGCCCCGCGTCCAGCCCCGCGCCGGCTCGCCGCAGCCGGCCCCGGGGCGCCCAGGCACCGCGGCCCACCAGCATGACGTTCCTGGAGGTGAACCGCCTGGAGCTGGCGGGCGAGGCCGAGGGCGCGGGCGCGGGGCTGGGCCGCGCGGGCAGCTCCGGCTTCTTGCGGGGCGCCTCGCTCTGGAGCAGCCAGCGCTGGCAGGTGctgcgcggcggcggcgggcgcagCGCCCCGAGCCCCCGGCGCGGCCTGTCGGCGCTGAGGAAGAGCTTCAGTTTTCGCCTGCGCCGCGGCCAGGAGATCCGGCGCGCTGAGTCCGGGCTGCTGCCCCGCGCGCGCACCCGCAGCGACGGCGACGCCAGCTCCCTGGGCGCCTTCCCCAGCCGCCGCGACCTGCTGCTGGGCACCGAGGCCCCGCGCGCCGCGCCCGAGGCCGGCCGCCCCCGCACTGCCGCCGGCCTCTGGAGGCTGCTCACCAGCCGCTTCCGCCGGAGGGAGCCCGCGTCCGCGCCCGCGCCGTCTGAGCCGCTTTGGAGCCGCCGGGCGGCCGCGGCCCCCGGACTCCTGGGCGCGCCGAGCGGTAAGGGGGAGCGGCCCGGGCCTGGGTGTCCTCTCCGGTTGGAGTCCGGGCTTGAGGGCGGGTGTGAAACAAACCAGACACCTACCAGGAGAGGTGGGCGTGCCGTGAaggcgggcgggggggggggcgtgaGGGTCCGCCAGACGGGGCTGGACCAAGTGGATCAGCGCCCGGCAGGATCTGGGGTCGCTGTTGGGTCTGGAGACGGTGGCTGTGGCAAAggtgggcttccaggtgggtccCGGGAGGGCCTCCCTCCCGTGGCCCTAGCGAAGTGGAATGAGAGCGGAACGGAAGGGCCCCTTTCTCACGTTTGGAGACCCAGGAAGGGGCCCCGGGACGGATGAGACCCTCGGAGCCCGGGCCGGCTCTGGAGGGCGGGGAGGACTAGATCAGCAGCAGCTCTAGCTCCCAGGTGAGCCTCTAAGCCGCCTTTGCAGTTTAGGGACTGGACCCGCGCGTTGTAACTACTCTTGgaggcagcctggggagggggcgtgAACCCTGCCCCCAAGAGCCTGGTCCCTTCGGAGCTGCCTGGAGCCGGCCCCAGGATGTCTGTGCCAACCTAGAGGCTCAAGGAGAGGGGCTGGCcctggcaggggctctgggtagcGCCGGGGTGAGGCAGGAGCTGGGGATGGACTTGAGAGGAGGAGCGCTGGAGGCGGATCTCTGGGAAAGAAAGGGTGGCTGGCTCCTGCcaaggaggagcctggggaggagggCCGGCTGGGAGGGGCAGACAGCTCCCTGTTGGACCGGCCTCTCCCCAAACAGGGCCAGGTGAAGGGCTCCGCCCTCTTTGCTCACCAGGAATGTGGTGGGTGGCCCCACCCTGTGAGGGTGAGCTGTTCCTACTGGCTGCAGAGGCGGCCCCCAGCCCAGCTTGGGTCTGGCGGAGACCCATGGAGCAGCCTCTCACCAGGCGGGGGCGCCAAGTAGGGCGTGACTCAAGGTAGTAGCTACCCACTCTGCTGGAGTGGGAAGAAGAGGGATCTGGTCTGTCCAGGCGGGAGAACTGAGAGCTGTCACCCCGCTGTTCTATTATCAGAGAGCATTCTTGCTGCTctctagggaagatcccctggagaaggaaatagcaacccactccagttctcttgcctggaaaatcccatggactgagaagcctggtaggctatagtccgtggggtcacaaagagtcagacacgactgagcgacttcacttagggAGCTAGGGGCTTCCaggcagcgctagtggtaaagcacccgtctgccagtgcaggagatgtgagagacacaggttcaatccctgggtggggaagattcccctggaggagggcatggccacccactccagaattcctgcctggagaatccccacggacagaggagcctggcgggctcgcagagcgtcagacatgaccgaagtgacttgaGTGTGCACAGGAATCTAGGGCGTGAGGGTGTTTTCTGGCTGTGGCCTCACAAAGGTGCCAGGTCACAGAGGCAGCTGGTGCTGGATAGCAAAGGGGCATGTGCCATCCCAGCCCTGACGGGTGGCCTTCTCTCCTGCAGACTCCTTTGTGAACAGCCAGGAGTGGACCCTGAGCCGCTCAGTGCCGGAGCTTAAAGTGGTGAGTGAGTGGGAGGCACaggcagccctgggctgggggtgcGGGCTAGAGTGGTGGGCCGGCGTGACTCTCCCCGACCACCCCAGCTTCCAGTCCCCTCTGTCTCTAGGCTCAGACTTGCCCCGTGCCCGTCTCTTCCcggtttctcttgccttttccatcctCAGTGCTGGGCCATCTCCTCCCAACTGGATCAGCCTGTCCTGCCTGTCCTGCTGTGCCATCTGTCTGTCCAGCCCTCTGACCACTGCTCCTTCCTCTCCCGCAGGGCATTGTAGGGAACCTGTCTAGTGGGAAGTCGGCCCTGGTGCACCGCTATCTGACGGGGACCTATGTCCAGGAGGAGTCCCCTGAAGGTGAGCGTTAACGGGCCGGCCCGTCCCTGTCTCCCGCTGTTTGTTCAGGGGGCTGCAGCGCTGTGTCTCTCTCCATCCTCCCGTCTTCTCTGTTGGAAGCTGTGGGTCCCTTCTCTGTGTGGCCACCCCTCCAACCCCCGTCGTGGGCTCACTCTTGCGGCTTGGGGCCTGACCGCGCACTCTGTCCTAGGGGGTCGGTTTAAGAAGGAGATTGTGGTGGATGGCCAGAGTTACCTGCTACTGATCCGAGATGAAGGAGGCCCCCCCGAGCTCCAGGTAGCCCTGGCCCGTGCGTGGCGCCCCCATTTTTCGAGGTTCCTAGCTGGGACCCCAGCAAGATCGTGTGTGGGGCGGCGGTGGGTCGGATGGGGGTGGCGAAGTTCACCCATGCCCAGGTGAGGGTGGTAATTCtgctccgccccccacccccccccccccagtttgCTGCCTGGGTGGACGCAGTGGTGTTTGTGTTCAGCCTGGAGGATGAGATCAGCTTCCAGACGGTGTACAACTACTTCCTGCGCCTCTGCAGCTTCCGCAACACCAGCGAGGTGCCCATGGTGCTGGTGGGCACACAGGGTGAGCGGGCCTGCTCACTGGGGCGGCGCGGCGGCTGTGGGTCCCCGTGGGCCGGCGTGAGAAAGCCTGGCCCCTaccccctctgccctcctggcGCTGATCCAGCCCTTCCAATGggccacccccacacccccaccccgagCAGGcgcctcctctctgccccctaCATGCTGGGTCGCCCCCCGGCTGTGACCCTGTCGTCCTTGTAATGGCCGTGTCCTGCTGCACTCTTTGAGATGAACACGGGGGTGGCTCATTTCCACTCAGTGAGTCGGCGGCAGAGCTGGAACGAGGCCCAGACCCCCATATTCTCGTGTTCTGCGGCATCCACCACCCGGGCTCTCGGCCCACCCCACCCTCTGACCACACGGCGCAGTGTCAGCCGGCTGAGTCAGCCCCCGATTCCTCACCTCCGTCTCTGACAGACGCCATCAGTGCCGCGAACCCGCGGGTCATCGATGACAGCCGGGCCCGCAAGCTGTCCACAGACTTGAAGCGATGCACCTACTACGAGACGTGTGCCACCTACGGGCTCAACGTGGAGCGCGTCTTCCAGGACGGTAACTCGGCGGGCGCCGGGCACTGCCCCGGAGGGGGTCAGGCAGGCTCTGCGAGGGGGCAGTCGGCTCTAAGTGGGgtttcccccacctccccagaggGGTCATTGACTCTGCTGTCCCCTGCAGTGGCCCAGAAGGTAGTGGCCTTGCGGAAGAAGCAGCAGCTGGCCATCGGGCCCTGCAAGTCACTGCCCAACTCCCCCAGCCACTCGGCCGTGTCCGCCGCCTCCATCCCGGCCGTACACATCAACCAGGTGCGGCCTGCTCCCCGCGCTCCCCCCACCGCAcgcccatcccaccccacctcgGCCCTGCCTCTCcattctgtctgtctgcctgcctGTCCCTGCCGCGTCTGGTCTCCCGCCTTGCGGATGGTTTGAAAGCACTGGCTCGGGTCCCCTCAGCCTGCACACCTGCCCTGGCCTGGCCCCCCACCTGTGCCCCGCAGTCCCTGCCCTCCTGCTCCCAGCTCCCCTCACTGCTCCACACTTCTTAACCTGCAGCCACCGCCACCTAAGCATTTGCTCTGGTCAGCCAGGGTTAGCGCGGGCTCAGTACCCACCTCCAGAGGAGTCCCTGGAGGCGCCCCCTCCTCACCTGCTGGCCCCTGACCCCGTGTTTGCATTTAGAAGGGCAGCACTTAACCCACAAGGGTTGATGACCTTTGTGCTGCGTGGGGTCCATTGCGAGGACGGGGTGCCTGAGCTGGGTCCTGCCGTGTCCCAGATTACGCCCTGGACACCTGCCTGCTTCCCGGGCCTACTGCCTGGTCAGTTCTGGGCCCTTGACATTCGGCCCAGGGCTTCTGTAACTGTGTTCCTGGACTCGGTCTCCTGCGCTGCGGAAAGCCCTGGGCCAGCACAGGCGTGCGTGCTGAGCGGTCAAGTCCACGCTGCTCCTTCCGCCGAGGGCTGTTTGTTGTCTTTGCGAAAGCTTCCCGGCCCCCCGCGTCCtgacagcctggtgggcttttcCAGGGATCCCCTCCCTTTACAGCTGTAAAAGACCTCAGGGCTCCCCTGTAAGAAAGGGAGAGCCGTACACGGGTCTTCTCCACCGTCTCTGAGCCACTTGGCCTTGTAGCAGAGTCAGCTGTGCACAGGGACCCTGTGCCCTTCGCGGGGCAGCAGCTTGGGTGTTGGCCTCGGACCAGAGGAGGCTGCTGGGGCAG
It contains:
- the AGAP3 gene encoding arf-GAP with GTPase, ANK repeat and PH domain-containing protein 3 isoform X4, which produces MERGWLPADSCSRERPAACRRALSVCDSLDLHGAPADRAASALQAALCAAREQPARPRSVCSGGPGPPPPPAGARSLLLGLLRPRLGRRGTPDGRASAPGPAPSPAPSPASSPAPARRSRPRGAQAPRPTSMTFLEVNRLELAGEAEGAGAGLGRAGSSGFLRGASLWSSQRWQVLRGGGGRSAPSPRRGLSALRKSFSFRLRRGQEIRRAESGLLPRARTRSDGDASSLGAFPSRRDLLLGTEAPRAAPEAGRPRTAAGLWRLLTSRFRRREPASAPAPSEPLWSRRAAAAPGLLGAPSDSFVNSQEWTLSRSVPELKVGIVGNLSSGKSALVHRYLTGTYVQEESPEGGRFKKEIVVDGQSYLLLIRDEGGPPELQFAAWVDAVVFVFSLEDEISFQTVYNYFLRLCSFRNTSEVPMVLVGTQDAISAANPRVIDDSRARKLSTDLKRCTYYETCATYGLNVERVFQDVAQKVVALRKKQQLAIGPCKSLPNSPSHSAVSAASIPAVHINQATNGGSSAFSDYSASVPSTPSISQRELRVETIAASSTPTPIRKQSKRRSNIFTICATVSNFSSTKRPFQLLPN
- the AGAP3 gene encoding arf-GAP with GTPase, ANK repeat and PH domain-containing protein 3 isoform X6, which codes for MNFQAGGGQSPQQQPSLAAPGGSGGGGAGGGGQFGGAGPGAGGGGGPSQQLAGGPPQQFALSNSAAIRAEIQRFESVHPNIYAIYDLIERIEDLALQNQIREHVISIEDSFVNSQEWTLSRSVPELKVGIVGNLSSGKSALVHRYLTGTYVQEESPEGGRFKKEIVVDGQSYLLLIRDEGGPPELQFAAWVDAVVFVFSLEDEISFQTVYNYFLRLCSFRNTSEVPMVLVGTQDAISAANPRVIDDSRARKLSTDLKRCTYYETCATYGLNVERVFQDVAQKVVALRKKQQLAIGPCKSLPNSPSHSAVSAASIPAVHINQICATVSNFSSTKRPFQLLPN
- the AGAP3 gene encoding arf-GAP with GTPase, ANK repeat and PH domain-containing protein 3 isoform X5, translated to MNFQAGGGQSPQQQPSLAAPGGSGGGGAGGGGQFGGAGPGAGGGGGPSQQLAGGPPQQFALSNSAAIRAEIQRFESVHPNIYAIYDLIERIEDLALQNQIREHVISIEDSFVNSQEWTLSRSVPELKVGIVGNLSSGKSALVHRYLTGTYVQEESPEGGRFKKEIVVDGQSYLLLIRDEGGPPELQFAAWVDAVVFVFSLEDEISFQTVYNYFLRLCSFRNTSEVPMVLVGTQDAISAANPRVIDDSRARKLSTDLKRCTYYETCATYGLNVERVFQDVAQKVVALRKKQQLAIGPCKSLPNSPSHSAVSAASIPAVHINQATNGGSSAFSDYSASVPSTPSISQRELRVETIAASSTPTPIRKQSKRRSNIFTICATVSNFSSTKRPFQLLPN